A stretch of DNA from Lotus japonicus ecotype B-129 chromosome 4, LjGifu_v1.2:
ttcAGTAGTATTTGAatgttatatacatatatatatatagttccTTGTAATATACGAAATTTGAATACATTTTCGTTGTACTTCCAAAACAAGTAGTCTTCGTGAAGATAAAGGGATTAAGAAAAGGGAATATACAGTGAACTTTGTTCGTTGACGAATAAATGTgtatacattaattaattaatcacaATCGTATTCCTAATTATGTTACATTCTTTGTCGGTTCGTATGTACATGTCTGTCTCAGAATTTTTACATAGCTTTAAAGACACTCTAATTTGACACTGCAGCTGAACTCCTACGAGTCCTAACACACACACCCACGTAGTCTCTCTAACAAGGTGAAACGTCCTATGAACCAGAATCAGGTTGCCCCATCTCCACTCATACCCACCACACCCTTTTCTACTCTCTTTTTCCCCTTGTTACtatttaacttaggattttcattaTTCATTTCATGTAATATACTAAAGTTAGTTTTTCATGTATAATAATTACAACTTTTAACTCATTCATTATATTTTTACTAAGTCCATCTAATTAATTAGTCTTTCATGTATAATAATTAGATAGTACATACCGTATATAGAGAAGCAAACTTGGCGTCCAAGCATCCTTATCCTATTATATGTAGAACCCACTTTTGAGTCCACACCTTTCTTTTTATCATCAGTTACGCCCTTTGCCTGCCctatcctctctctctctctctctctctctctctctgaaaaCGAAGAAGAACAAGTTGGTTAGAGAACCAAACACAGTTAGTTCAATCAGTGATCAAACACATATAGAAGAAGCAAAAGTGGAAAgtcatatgattgaatgaaATAGctcttccaagttccaaccaGAAACAAGAGGTGATTCAGGGTAAACGTGTTGCCGAAGAGACAGCGCGCCTTCTAGTTTtaccttcttttttttcttttttttttgttctatgttacttattcttcttcttcttcttcttttctttttgttttattattaaGGGTGCTGATACTGTAGGCATAGAAGCATATGTCCAAAGAGATCATGACATGGCATAGTGACTCAGATCCTGAGGAGAGGGGCATTGAACTCATCACACCCACCATAGTTGTTAATGACACAAAACCAAGCCAAATTCGAACCATAACCTGCCCCTCATGTGGTACTAACATTGAATTACAAGATCAGGTattctaatttttattttattttttataaaaccCTGCTAGCTTTTGTTTAAGctcattttgttttgttttgttttgttttgtgtgAATCAATTAATAGGCTGGAATCAATGACTTGCCGGGGTTACCAGCTGGGGTGAGGTTTGATCCGAATGATCAGGAGATACTTCAACATTTGGAAGCGAAGGTGCTATCCGATGTGCGCAAGCTTCATCCGCTTATTGATGAGTTCATACCAACGCTTGAAGGAGAGAATGGGATCTGTTACACGCACCCAGAGAAGCTACCAGGTGCTGTGTTTcatgtaatttattttaattacttcaataatttttcttaatgtTTGATCGTTTATTTGGAAACACCCCATTTTGATGATGCACGCATATAGGTTATACTCCTCATTCAAATTCTAATTTATTGGAGAAGAGTGTGCCCGGTACCATTGCATGAAATAAGGTTTTAGTGTTGAAAATGATTTTGCAAAAGAAATTAAGGCATTTGAGAATGATTGCCAAGTCTCGTGTACTTATTAAGATAAGTAATTTATATTAAGATAAGGGGAGATGAAAATCTTGGCTCTCGCTAAATGCATTTCTTTTGATAGAGAttctaattaaatattaaataacacAAAGGAGTGGGGAGATTgatttgtgaagatttagagaTTAGATAAATGAAGATCCTGGAATTGAATAAGATATTTTACCACTCAAAAAAATAACTTCTCTTTTGCTTCATCTACTTTGGGTCCAAAAGAGATTAAGTGTCATTCTTAGAAGATGCTATTTATGAGAGAAGTATCACATGATCCTTTAGCCAACTCGTTCAAGTATGTGTTAAAAAGGAAAAGGTTTGTGAGAGTTGTCAATAACAACCAAACTCAATGGTGGCATCTTATCTTACATTAGCATTGTAGCTATTTCATGATTGTGATATGTAAATGCTATTCCTTATtcttgaaaaaatatatttccaTTCTACCTCAATTTAACAAGGTATCAAGTAGAAGTCTATTGTTTGGCAAATTACCATCATCTTAATTGGATCATTTCCTACTTTTAATACGTGATGAGGGATAAATAGTAAGATTATCCATTTTAACTTCTAATTTAGGAACCAAATCACTTGCCCTCTTTGTGCATCTCTTTCGCCATctttattgaaaatatttttttcctataattatcttttttttttgtctatttTGCATTCTATATATCATTGCCATTTTTTTATGAGAGCCGCATGAAAAACTACACAAAATAGGAACAGCCAATTTCAATCCTAACTCTTAAACAAACATGGATCACATATTAACTACAAGGTAATTAACTCTTAATAatcaaaaggaaaaaagaaataaagaacAAGCCAAAGTCTTGGAGAAGCAATTGTTCTTTTCAACTTTTCAATCTTCACCAGCAAGCCATTTAAGTCCATCTAAATCTAAACCAAATCAAAAGAGTTCCTCAATCTAATCAAAggtgagtttaattttgatggagTTGTACACTGAAGATTCAATCCAGAACACACATGCTTAGAAATAGTTAcataatttttcattttgattatgaattaaatttaaaatttagtttttgaCGAAGCAAACAATCATTAAACACGAGTATATAAAAGTTTTACACTGATCCGCCATTATTCTCATCAAGGATACATGAAACATTATTCTTTCAAGTTGCAGGTGTAAGCAAAGATGGACAGATCCGCCACTTCTTCCACACACCTTCGAAAGCGTACACAACCGGCACAAGGAAAAGAAGAAAGGTCCATACTGACGAAGAAGGAAGCGAGACAAGATGGCACAAAACAGGCAAAACAAGACCGGTTTTCGCCGGCGGCGGCATAGTGAAGGGCTTCAAAAAGATACTGGTCTTGTACACCAACTACGGAAGGCAAAAGAAGCCCGAGAAGACCAATTGGGTGATGCATCAATACCATCTCGGCAGcaatgaagaagagaaagatgGAGAGTTAGTGGTTTCAAAGGTCTTCTACCAAACACAACCTCGGCAATGTGGGACTAATTCCATTACCAAGGATCCTTATGAGAAAGTTATACTGACTAGCCAAAACCAAAGTGTCCATGATGATGATAATTTAGCTCTGAAAAATGCAGCTCTTGTGGATTACTACCATCATCCTTTCATGAATTATGATCATGTGGGTCATAATATGGATAGCTCGTCTCAGCTTATTCCAAACTTCGTTGTGCAAGGTGATAGCTCTTCTTTCATTCGGTTAGCAATGGATGCAAACAAAGCCAGGTTTGAGAGGAAATAGCTTTAATTTGTGGAAAATTTCTTGGAAGACCATGCATAGTGACAATGACTACATAGATGTTGATGTCTTTTTTATAAATACATGACAATATTTATTCTATATATGGGGTTAGAATGAAGGAAGTGAAGGTCATATACATGGGGAGGACTTGACCCATAGTTGAAATTAAGAGCCAAGGGAGATATGTTTTGGTCGTGgtctaattttaaatttaatgtacaggtatatatatatacactagTGAAATCTTTCACATCTGCTTCACTATATGTTAAAATATATTGTTATATATGATATTTGGACATGGAAATGTTTaattttcctttccttttcttttaaatttctaACAGAATAAATGTCGACAGAGATGTTTGTGATTACATTTATCTGTAACTTCAATACGAATGTAATTATTTACCACTGAGATTTTCGGTCCTTTTGTTGGAAACTTTCTTTTAAGGATTATCTCCtcgtacttctattcaatatatttctAATTGCCTATCAAGAAAAAACgtatttttgtttctctttatCCATTTTCAcagatgatattgattgatgaGTTCATCAGGTCAAGATTCTAGTGAGAAATATTACATGGGCTTGAATTGTTTTGTGGTAATTTCGATTGTTTTGACaacttaaaatttttaaaaactcaaTCTTGACTAATCTAGATGTCAACGACAACGGATAATTGGTGAGGTGAATAACAAGATGGCAGGCAATAGAGAATACACATAATATTTATCTTGGTTCATCCAACGTGGGCTAACATATCGTTATTGGTCATCTACCAAGATTTCCACTAAACTAAGTACTATCAGGACTTCTCCTTAATTAAACAAGTATTCTTTTCCAAGTCTCTTCAGCTTCAACAAGTATTATATTCATTTCCAAACATCTTTAAGCTCAACAAATATCCTTTACAAGTCTCTTCATCCTTAACAAATATTCTTCACCAAGCCTTTTCATGCTCAACAAGTATTCCAGAGACTCCTCCAGCAAGTATTCTTCTAGACTTCTTGCAACAAGTATTCTTTATCAAACCTCTTTAGACTCAATAAGTTTATAATAACTTTGATATTTTCTATATATTGATTCTCTCGACAGAAATGAAAGTAGACGTTCAACCTCGTATACCCTGGTTAGAGTGCAGCATAAGCATTATTTGAACACCTACATGTATAATGTAGCTCTTTGTTATCTATTCCCCACTTCTTCAATCCTCAATTTCTTCTTGGGCTAGTTTGGGCAACACATGCCAGAAACCCAATTCCATTCCCAAATTTCACAAACCCAAAACCCCAAATCCACTCCTTCTTCCACGATGTCACCGCCAGCGTAGAGGACCCTCTCCCCTGCCATCTGTAACATCCcaatctgacgactggcctcacggaaACAACACGAGTCtcttcagcgcgctttgtcctcacttacgcgcttcccaagaaaacttcccaggaggtcacccatcccaatattgctccaaggcaagcacacttaaccatgaagtttttatgagttgggctcccgaaaagaagatgcatcttgttgttatgggtagtacaatcaaatcttttatgccctcctcaactgtatagtccatccctatacagtctcggaataactcttgttcgggtgcggttcattcatgtgtccctctgcctagaagcctgccaggagccgctccttgtctgtgcctcactgcaccggcgatcacttcccgccctcgtcagccccggcGTCACAAGCCCACCAGCTTctgcttggttcgtcctcgaaccacaccgtactgggagaggtcggctctgataccatttgtaacatcccaatctgacgactggcctcacggaaACAACACGAGTCTCTTCAGCGCGCTTTTTCCTCACTTACGCGcttcccgagaaaacttcccaggaggtcacccatcccaatattgctacaaggcaagcacacttaaccatgaagtttttatgagttgggctcccgaaaagaagatgcatcttgttgttatgggtagtacaatcaaatctgttggaacatgttgccttgcattttgtcaaaacaactaattgtcgaagcagatgccgtggcatctgacctcgtgaggctaggacatcagtcctcagcttgtgtttctgttatgggccttctgaatatttgttgaagatatgttttgagttacttgaggagcaagtaactatctcagaagggttttagttgttgggttgttatttgttgaaacaatctttgttaaaagattgatttctatctttacttgtgcagtaagaaaccgaatctatcaagattgcgttttcaaattgctgttattggaatctggttcttcagcccgtgccaaccctaaagcccatgctaccgctgctgaagtctataaaaggatgaagacctaaaacgtgaagacgatcgaagctgatagagagagatcgagtgttttaggatttgttattgtgcttcgttcttgttatttgtgaatcctctttgctcactgattctataaagcaaataagggttctgtgttgtttgattacattaaaactctgattgttcattgtgtttaccaatcactgtggcagtgattgagagaaagtgagaggggctctcatacttaggttgagattctaagtagaaatacactgggtagattaggaagtgaactatgaactgaggtgttcatgagtgtctgtaattcctgaatcttgagatagtggatttcctttctttgggtgcaaaccctccagacgtaggtgaaagttttcactgaactgggttaacaacttctgagtgttattgttttgttgttaagttttgtttattgttaagcgattgtcgaacctcttgtcccagcatcgtgtaggacaatcgtatcagagggaacctgaattacaattggcatcagagcaggcaccctgttctggttgggtgagctccagggagtttattcaagttctcatggataacaaggagggaggatcagtcaataggccacccattctggatggtactaactatgactactggaaggttcgcatgacagcctttctcaaatcgattgacaacaagacttggaaagctattgtcaagggttggaagcaccccactaaggctgaggttgaaggcacctctactactgttgttgaaaaacctgaagaagaatggaccagtgttgaagatgaagctgcactttgtaaggcccaagttttaacgctttggataagtgaataaaataaaagagttatttgattaagataaatttgggaaggaaagaggttcaggaaaagtccaagaatgtatcgaaaaaccgaaagagttatagcacgactaacatacgcttaatcctaggtcgaaggtattagtgaatagttaatttacgctttaggacacgatggaaactaattccaaaaatcctcagagaaatgttagaacttctcttttccgtccttaaacaatcatttcgatgcgaaatcctggaaagtacgaacgtcaaattccaattctcggaagtttgccgaaacggaatccctgatagttcgaaaaacctaagatcgacagacgatgaagactttttctatccggaaactcaaatgaagattccacccgcgttcacctacttctctcatcattcctaatctttcttcagaaggaagttttctcatccgacgatcactgcaaaaagtagtttttcgggataaaccgacttacaccgacttatgccgattttggatcttttggtttaattccaagaatcctgttttgagttatggaattctgtcgccagaacctatcttagaatgcgcagaggaacgcgcaggaaaaatcggaatcgcaaaaaaatcatttttccgttttttccaaaacctataaatagcttgaaaaattagatttttgcaaaaaaacccattttccccacccccaaaaccgcgagttcctagagagagagagagatccagatcttcgtcgtttcttgcccgtttgcttcaccgatcgtcactaatcgaagacctcgaggtaggtaatctatactctccttcgaatcgtcgtttctgtccatttctcctgcgactttctgagttcaaaattttgaggtttttgaaaaactgttcaaatcagctgatttcagcgtctaaacttcttccctgcatgctcctgagcgtgttctgcggattagattttgtcaaatgtcgacgaaatgccgccgggatcaatttctaccctaaatacccatttttcggcaaagtcgcaacctttacgctctaatctatcgacttggcttagtgctagtaggatttgtcgtcataaacgtcgttgtggacgtccccatccaatttgtttttcaaaaatccaattttgaaattctgagctaaaaataatgaccaaactgcccctatatcagttttcgatccgaaaatttttccgagcttagaaccgtcttagttacggcttatgttaacctaggaaccaagtttgatcgaagaaaaatcgaccctcccaattaaggaaagtggccgagagctataccaaggggggaggaaatccgactttttcgaaaacttgtcttaacgc
This window harbors:
- the LOC130715014 gene encoding NAC domain-containing protein 73-like, translated to MSKEIMTWHSDSDPEERGIELITPTIVVNDTKPSQIRTITCPSCGTNIELQDQAGINDLPGLPAGVRFDPNDQEILQHLEAKVLSDVRKLHPLIDEFIPTLEGENGICYTHPEKLPGVSKDGQIRHFFHTPSKAYTTGTRKRRKVHTDEEGSETRWHKTGKTRPVFAGGGIVKGFKKILVLYTNYGRQKKPEKTNWVMHQYHLGSNEEEKDGELVVSKVFYQTQPRQCGTNSITKDPYEKVILTSQNQSVHDDDNLALKNAALVDYYHHPFMNYDHVGHNMDSSSQLIPNFVVQGDSSSFIRLAMDANKARFERK